The segment AATTCACTAACTATTAGAATTTGGAAAGCCTGTCTAGTTTTAGACGGGCTTTTTTTATGCGGATATTTATTAAAATAGAAGTTGTATAAAAATTCAATAGAATAAAGGATGAATTTGTTCAAATATTATGACCCTGACAAGATACTAACATGACACCGACATGATGATGTTTTGACTTAGTTAAAGCATCATCTTGACCTAGACAAGTCATTTTTATGTCTTAAATCAAGAAATGTATTTTTCTGATTGAATTTTTATGCATATCCGTAAGGGTTGTGAACTAACTGGTTTGAATAAAGTAAAGATTCTAAAGTATTTACTCTCTTGTAAGAGCAAAGGTGAGAATAGATACTTTTACATTCATTTCCGACTTCAATAAACTGCAACAAGCTGTGAGTGTAGCACCTGTTGTTAGTACGTCATCTACGAGTAGAATATGCTTTCCTTCCATTCTTTTATTTGGATTGAACTGAAAAACATCTTCTGTATTCGTTCTTCTTTCATAAACACCCTTTCGAGTTTGCGATTCGGTAAATACTCCTTTTTGCAGGGTATCACAGTCTATCGGAATAGAATAAACTCTTTGTATTCCTTTACTTAGCCATAGTGCCTGATTATAGCCTCTTTGCTTTTCCTTTTTAGGATGGATAGGTACGGGTATAATAAAATCAATAGTCTTGAAAAAACAGGGATCGATACCTTGTGCCATAAGTTGGCCCAAAGTAGTACCTAATTGATAATATCCTTTATACTTTAAATTATGTAAGAGATGATTGAAGTTTGATCCTTTTTCATAATAAATAAAAGACATGACCTTTTCTATATCTACCAAGCCCCAGAAGATTTTGTCTGCTTCATTAACCTCAGAATAGGAGAGCCGAGTAAGGGGAAGCTCATTTAGGCAAGACAAACAGATAGATTGTTCTTTTTCATATAAGGCTCTTTGGCATATCATACAAGTAGGGGGATAAATGACATCCAAAACACTAGTTAGAAGTTTTTTTATCATAAATTATTAGTAAGGCTTAGTGTTATATTAATTGTGTTTTTCATATCGTCTTTTTACTAGTAAATAGATGGAACTTTTGTGCTGAGTTATGCTGTAAGTTAGTATTTTATGTAAGTGGTTTTACAAGTAAAATTAATGAATAGTTTTAGATTTATGGATTGTGTGCATAATAATCTGTATTGAAGTTTTGTGGTTTTATTAGTTGTTTACAAGTTTGGAGTTTATAAACAGACGACTATGTTAAATCTTAAAAGCGTGTCTAAGTGCTTGTTTGATACAGATAGTTAAGTGTTTCTTTTATTTTTTAGTATTTTTGTAGTATATAAAAATAATTCTATGGAACATCCATTAAATCAATTTGTTAACTGTCCTAAATGTGGCTCATCTCATTTTGTTAATAATAACGAGAAATCCAAAAGATGTGAAGATTGTAAATTCGTATATTATTTTAATCCTTCTGCTGCCACAGTTGCAGTAATATTAAACTCTAAAAATGAAATACTTGTAGCATTAAGAGCGAAAGACCCTGCAAAAAACACTTTAGATCTCCCTGGAGGGTTTGTTGATGTTGATGAAACAGGAGAGGAGGCTGTTTGTCGTGAGGTTAAAGAAGAAACGGGGCTGGATGTTAATAACACACAATATCTTTTTTCTATTCCTAATATCTATATTTATAGTGGATTTACAGTACATACTTTAGACTTGTTTTACTTGTGTTATGTGAAAGATACCTCTTATCTTTTAGCTCAAGATGATGTGGCTGCAACTCGCTTTATTCCCATTGAGGAAATTGAGGTTGAAAAATTTGGATTAAGATCCATTCGGGAAGGTATAAAAAGGTTATTGGAAAATAAAGAGTTGCTTTGTTATAAACAAGTTAAATAAATAGCTGTTAATAATAATTACAACCGAGATGTTATTTTATATTTGCAATGTTTTAAACACTTATCTAATTGAGACTATATAATATGAAGAAGAAATTAATCCGAGGACTATGTGTGCTATTGGTTAGTGCACCAATCGCACTTCACGCTCAAACGAGTACTGCGATAACTTCTCCAGACAGACTTTTTAAAGAAGGTAAAGCCTTATTTCAAAAAGAGAGTTTTGCTGCAGCAATTCCCTCTTTAAAAGCATTTGTTGCTAGTAAACCTTCTGCTTCTTTAGTTCAAGAAGCCAATTTTATGTTAGCTGTATCTGCTTATCAATTAAAAGATAAAAATAGAGTAAAAATACTAGAGGAATATTTGAATGATTACCCAGACTCTCCTCATGCGAACTATATAAATGGGTTATTGGGCTCTTCCTATTATTTTAATGAACAGTATGAATATGCTTTGGCTTATTTCAACTCTGTAGATTTAGATTATTTATCCAATGAAAATAGAGAGGATGTTATGTATAGACAAGCCACCTCTTATCTTAAGGTAGACAAACTAAATGATGCAGTAGCTTGGTTTGAAACATTAAGAGTTACGAGTACCAAGTACGAAAAAGATAGTCAATACTATATTTCTTATATTCGATATACTCAAGGTAAATATGATGAAGCACTAAAAGGCTTTTTAGCTTTGCAAGCAGATGAAAAATATGGAGAATTAGTACCTTATTATATTGCTTCCTCTTACTTTATTAAAGGACATTATGATAAAGCTCAAATCGTAGCCGAAGGCTATCTCTCTCAATACCCTAATCATAAATACAGTGCTGAGATGTACCGTATTTTAGGTGAGGCTAGCTTCCAATATGGACAATATGATAGAACAATAAGTTCTTTAGAACAATATGTTGCTGCAGGCAATAAATTGAGCCGAGGATCAGCTTATATGCTAGGTATGGCTTATTATAATACAGGTGTGTATAGTAAAGCTGTGCGTAACTTGGGACTTGTTGTCACAGAGAAGCAAGATGAACTTACTCAAAATGCTTATCTAAACCTTGGACTTAGTTATTTACAACTTGCCGATAAAACCAATGCACGTATGGCTTTTGAGCAGGCTTCTTCAATGAATGCAGACTTAGCTGTTAAAGAGCAAGCTTTATACAACTATGCATTGTGTATTCATGAAACCTCTTTCTCTGCATTTGGTGAATCTGTAAATGTGTTTGAAAGATTTTTAAATGAATTTCCATCTTCTCAATACACCGATAAGGTTAGTGACTATTTAGTTGAACTATATATGAATACTCGTAGCTATGATGCTGCTTTGAAGAGCATTGCTCGTATTGACAGACCTAGTGCTCGTATTCTAGAGGCAAAACAGAAGCTTCTTTTCCAGATGGGAGTTCAATCTTTTGCTAACTCTGAGTTTAATGAAGCTATTGAATACTTCTCTAATTCATTAGTTCTTGGTCAGTATAATCCTCAGACTAGAGCAGAAGCGGCTTATTGGAGAGGGGAATCCTATTATAGATTAGATAAAGTAGCTGAAGCATCACGTAACTTTAAAGATTATCTTACTTTGACAAAAAGTAAAAGTGGAGAAACGTATGCATTAGCTCATTATAATTTAGGATATATTGCTTTTAATCAGAAAAACTTTTCTGAGGCTGAAAACTGGTTCTCTAAATACACACAGTTGGAAACAGGCGATAATCGCGAAGCATTAGCAGATGCTTTCAATAGGCGAGGAGATTGCTACTTACATAGTAGAGCTTTTATTCAAGCAAAAGGGAATTATACCAGAGCATTGAATACTTCTGCTTCTGTAGGTGATTACTCTATCTATCAGATGGCTTTAGTAGCTGGATTACAAAAAAACTACTCTGAAAAGATTAATCTTTTGTCTAGGCTAGCTAATGAGTATCCAGAATCACCTTATGTAGCCCAAGGTTGGTATGAAAAGGGACGAAGCTTTGTACAACAACAAAATAATAGTGAAGCAATTCGCTCCTTTCAGCAGTTGATACAAAAATATCCAGAAAACCCGATTAGTCGTAAGGCTGCAGCAGAAGTAGGACTTCTCTATTACCAAGATGGAAATTACAATGAAGCTATTAAAACATATAAATGGGTTGTCCAAAAATATCCAGGAAGTGATGAGGCTCGTATGGCAATGCGTGATTTAAAATCACTCTATGTTGATTTAAACCGTGTTGATGAGTATGCTACATTAGCAGAATCAATGCCAGGAGGAATTCGAATGGAAGTTACCGAGCAAGATTCTTTAACATATATTGCAGCAGAAAAAATTTACTTAAGAGGTATGAACTCTGAGGCTAAAAATAGCTTTGAAAGATACCTTGATAAATATCCTGCAGGAGCATTTAGTTTAAATGCACATTATTATTTAAGTGTGATTGCAGGTAAACAAGGGCAAAATGAAGATGTAATTACACATACTTCAAAATTGCTGAGTTATCCTGATAATCCTTATTATGAAGAAGCTCTGATTATGCGTTCAGAGTTAGCGTATAAACAAGGTAACTATACAGAATCTCTTGATTTTTATAAAAAGTTGAAAGATAAAGCTTCATCTCCTGAAAGAATTTTGATGGCACAGACTGGACGTATGCGTTCTGCTGAACATCTAAATAATAATAGTGAAATTATCTTGGCTGCATCAGATTTATTGTTGACAAGTAAACTTACTCCAGAACTTAAGACAGAAGCTCTTTACAATAGAGCAAAAGCTTACTTGGCTGAAGGAAAACAAGAAGTGGCAATGAAAGATTTGATAATCCTTGGTGGAGATACTCGAACTATTTATGGTGCAGAAGCAAAATATTTAGTTGCTGAAAACTTGTATAAAGCAAAAAAATATGGAGCTGCTGAAAAAGAAATTCTTCAGTTTATAGAACAAAGTACTCCACATGCATATTGGTTGGCTAGAGGTTTTGTTCTCCTTTCTGATGTGTATGTTGCTATGGGTAAAAACTTAGAGGCAAGACAATATCTATTAAGTCTGCAACAGAACTATAAAGCAGATGACGATATTGAATCTATGATTACTACTCGATTAAATAAACTTAAAAGCGAAAACGAATAATGAAAAAGATATATATACTTTGCGCAACGTTGCTAGGTCTAGGAATAGATGCTACTGCACAAAATATAGCACCTATAGATACTACTCTTAATCGTACGGTAGTTGTAGAAAAAGAATATAACCCAATAATACAAGGTGCTTCAAAAGTGAATGTTTTACCACAAGTAGAAGATCCTACAATTTCTCAAAAAGAGGTAGAATATGCTTTAGGATCTGTATCTGCAAAAGCTGTTCCTGTAGCCCTTATCAAACCTTTTGTGGCTAAAGAATACGAAGGAAAAACTTTGCCAGGCTATTTGAGATTGGGTTATGGTAATTATGGCAATTTGGATGCTCGTGCACATTATACTTTCTCTATTACTCCTAAAGATCAATTGAGCTTTGACATTACATCTTACGGAATGAATGGAAAGCTAAAATCTCCTTTTGAGGGAGAGCCGAAATGGAAAGCTCGTTATTACAAAACTGTTGGAGGCATAGATTACAAGCATCAATTTGATCTTGTTGATTTGAATGTTTTTGGAGGCATGGGTGTCCATAACTTCAATTTTATGGATCAATCTACACCTTTGGATGGTGCATTTGGAGATGAGCTTTTTGAAAACTTTAATGCTCCAAAGCAGCGGTTTTCAATGGGGAACTTTGGAGTAGGTGCGAAGTCAACAGATGAGTTTGCTCGTATATTATATGATGTTACAGCACAATTCATGTTCTATAGCCGCCAAAATGATATCGTAGATAATCAAGAATTAAAAGAATCTTTAGTTAAGACAGATGCTAAGTTTTGGACTGTTTTAGATGAAGAAAACAAACTCGGTTTGGATCTTGATATGTACAATAGAATTGTGAATAGTGACTCTATTAAGAATTCTACAACCTTAGACTTAAATCCATACTATGCTTTAGATTTGGATAGCTGGAAAATTCGTCTTGGTGCACATTTAGATTTAGGTTTTGGCTTTGGAGAGAGTTTTTTAGTTTCTCCAGATGTTCAGGTGCAATATATCTTTTCTGATAGTTATGTTTTGTATGCTAATGCCAAAGGAGGAAGAATTAATACCACTTTTAGAAGATACGAAACATTGTCTCCATATACCTTTATATTGAAAAAGAATAGAGATACTTATGAGCAACTCAATGCGTCTTTAGGCTTTAAAGCGAGTCCAATTCCGGGTTTATGGATAAATATATACGGAGGATTTCAGAAATTAAAGGATGATTTATATCAAAATGTAGTTGTACCAACGAATACTTTAACTTACTTTGCCAATGAAGACACAAAAAACTTCTACGGTGGAGCTACTATTCAATACGATTATAAGAACATCGTTCAACTGAATTTAGCAGCTTCAGGTTATAAATGGAAAACAGATGGATACAATAACAATGCTTTACTGTTTAAACCTAAGATGGATGTAGAAGCAGGTATTCTTGTAAAACCGATAAAACCTCTTCAAATAGGGTTAAATTATAAATTAGTAACAAGAGAACAACCTGAGCTTTGGACAAATTATTTTGAGGTTGAGAACATAAGTAATCTTTCTGCTAATATGCGTTATACAGTACTAAAACAGCTCTCTGTATATGCGACAGTAGATAATATATTGAATAAAAAGTTCCAATATTATTATGGTTATCCAATTGAGGGCATTAATTTTATGGCTGGTTTAAGTTTCCAATTTTAACCTAAAAGAAGAAAGCAGCTTGATAAATTCTTATAAAAAGGATGTTTTGAGTCTGCTTTCTTGTAATTCTTTATTTTGTTGAATGATTGATTTTAAACAAATTTTTGTTTAATTATAGATATGCAAAAAAATCTAGTGATAGTTGAGTCTCCGGCCAAAGCAAAGACTATTGAGAAATTCTTAGGTGAGGATTTCAAAGTAATGTCGAGTTATGGGCATATTAGAGACCTAAAGAAGAAAGAGTTTAGTATTGATGTAGATAATAATTTTGAACCAGCATACGAAATTCCTTCTGATAAGAAAAGTTTAGTAGCTGAACTTAAAAGTGAAGCTAAGAAAGCTAATATGGTATGGCTCGCATCCGATGAGGACCGTGAGGGAGAAGCTATATCATGGCATCTTTATGAAGTACTAGGATTAACACCCGATAAAACAAAACGTATTGTATTCCATGAAATTACAAAGACTGCAATACTTAAAGCAATAGAAGAACCACGTAAGATTGATGAGAATTTAGTCAATGCTCAACAAGCTAGACGTATCCTCGACCGTATTGTGGGTTTTGAATTATCTCCAGTATTATGGCGTAAAGTAAAGCCTTCTTTATCAGCTGGTCGTGTTCAATCTGTTGCTGTACGGTTAATTGTCGAAAGAGAAAGAGAGATTCAAGATTTTAAGAGTACTCCTTCTTATCGGGTTACTGCAGTATTCCTTATTCCAGATGAGGATGGTCAGATGGTAGAAATGAAAGCTGAGCTTTCAAAACGTCTTAAAACAAAAAAAGAAGCAGAAGCTTTTTTGGATAGTTGTAAAAAGGCTCAATTTGTTATTGATGACATTACAACTAAGCCTGTAAGAAAGAATCCTGCTGCTCCTTTTACAACATCAACACTACAACAAGAAGCGGCACGTAAACTTGGTTTTACCGTTGCTCAAACCATGATGGTTGCTCAACGGTTATATGAATCGGGAT is part of the Bacteroides coprosuis DSM 18011 genome and harbors:
- a CDS encoding putative TonB-dependent receptor (KEGG: bth:BT_2817 putative TonB-dependent receptor~SPTR: Putative uncharacterized protein;~IMG reference gene:2504106102): MKKIYILCATLLGLGIDATAQNIAPIDTTLNRTVVVEKEYNPIIQGASKVNVLPQVEDPTISQKEVEYALGSVSAKAVPVALIKPFVAKEYEGKTLPGYLRLGYGNYGNLDARAHYTFSITPKDQLSFDITSYGMNGKLKSPFEGEPKWKARYYKTVGGIDYKHQFDLVDLNVFGGMGVHNFNFMDQSTPLDGAFGDELFENFNAPKQRFSMGNFGVGAKSTDEFARILYDVTAQFMFYSRQNDIVDNQELKESLVKTDAKFWTVLDEENKLGLDLDMYNRIVNSDSIKNSTTLDLNPYYALDLDSWKIRLGAHLDLGFGFGESFLVSPDVQVQYIFSDSYVLYANAKGGRINTTFRRYETLSPYTFILKKNRDTYEQLNASLGFKASPIPGLWINIYGGFQKLKDDLYQNVVVPTNTLTYFANEDTKNFYGGATIQYDYKNIVQLNLAASGYKWKTDGYNNNALLFKPKMDVEAGILVKPIKPLQIGLNYKLVTREQPELWTNYFEVENISNLSANMRYTVLKQLSVYATVDNILNKKFQYYYGYPIEGINFMAGLSFQF
- a CDS encoding phosphoribosyltransferase (COGs: COG1040 amidophosphoribosyltransferase~InterPro IPR000836~KEGG: bth:BT_2800 putative amidophosphoribosyl-transferase~PFAM: Phosphoribosyltransferase~SPTR: Predicted amidophosphoribosyltransferases;~IMG reference gene:2504106099~PFAM: Phosphoribosyl transferase domain~TIGRFAM: comF family protein); this encodes MIKKLLTSVLDVIYPPTCMICQRALYEKEQSICLSCLNELPLTRLSYSEVNEADKIFWGLVDIEKVMSFIYYEKGSNFNHLLHNLKYKGYYQLGTTLGQLMAQGIDPCFFKTIDFIIPVPIHPKKEKQRGYNQALWLSKGIQRVYSIPIDCDTLQKGVFTESQTRKGVYERRTNTEDVFQFNPNKRMEGKHILLVDDVLTTGATLTACCSLLKSEMNVKVSILTFALTRE
- a CDS encoding NUDIX hydrolase (COGs: COG1051 ADP-ribose pyrophosphatase~InterPro IPR000086~KEGG: bfs:BF4214 putative MutT/NUDIX family protein~PFAM: NUDIX hydrolase domain~SPTR: Putative uncharacterized protein;~IMG reference gene:2504106100~PFAM: NUDIX domain~TIGRFAM: mutator mutT protein); its protein translation is MEHPLNQFVNCPKCGSSHFVNNNEKSKRCEDCKFVYYFNPSAATVAVILNSKNEILVALRAKDPAKNTLDLPGGFVDVDETGEEAVCREVKEETGLDVNNTQYLFSIPNIYIYSGFTVHTLDLFYLCYVKDTSYLLAQDDVAATRFIPIEEIEVEKFGLRSIREGIKRLLENKELLCYKQVK
- a CDS encoding Tetratricopeptide TPR_2 repeat-containing protein (COGs: COG1729 conserved hypothetical protein~InterPro IPR019734:IPR001440:IPR013105~KEGG: bfs:BF4215 TPR repeat-containing protein~PFAM: Tetratricopeptide TPR2; Tetratricopeptide TPR-1~SPTR: Putative TPR-repeat protein;~IMG reference gene:2504106101), whose protein sequence is MKKKLIRGLCVLLVSAPIALHAQTSTAITSPDRLFKEGKALFQKESFAAAIPSLKAFVASKPSASLVQEANFMLAVSAYQLKDKNRVKILEEYLNDYPDSPHANYINGLLGSSYYFNEQYEYALAYFNSVDLDYLSNENREDVMYRQATSYLKVDKLNDAVAWFETLRVTSTKYEKDSQYYISYIRYTQGKYDEALKGFLALQADEKYGELVPYYIASSYFIKGHYDKAQIVAEGYLSQYPNHKYSAEMYRILGEASFQYGQYDRTISSLEQYVAAGNKLSRGSAYMLGMAYYNTGVYSKAVRNLGLVVTEKQDELTQNAYLNLGLSYLQLADKTNARMAFEQASSMNADLAVKEQALYNYALCIHETSFSAFGESVNVFERFLNEFPSSQYTDKVSDYLVELYMNTRSYDAALKSIARIDRPSARILEAKQKLLFQMGVQSFANSEFNEAIEYFSNSLVLGQYNPQTRAEAAYWRGESYYRLDKVAEASRNFKDYLTLTKSKSGETYALAHYNLGYIAFNQKNFSEAENWFSKYTQLETGDNREALADAFNRRGDCYLHSRAFIQAKGNYTRALNTSASVGDYSIYQMALVAGLQKNYSEKINLLSRLANEYPESPYVAQGWYEKGRSFVQQQNNSEAIRSFQQLIQKYPENPISRKAAAEVGLLYYQDGNYNEAIKTYKWVVQKYPGSDEARMAMRDLKSLYVDLNRVDEYATLAESMPGGIRMEVTEQDSLTYIAAEKIYLRGMNSEAKNSFERYLDKYPAGAFSLNAHYYLSVIAGKQGQNEDVITHTSKLLSYPDNPYYEEALIMRSELAYKQGNYTESLDFYKKLKDKASSPERILMAQTGRMRSAEHLNNNSEIILAASDLLLTSKLTPELKTEALYNRAKAYLAEGKQEVAMKDLIILGGDTRTIYGAEAKYLVAENLYKAKKYGAAEKEILQFIEQSTPHAYWLARGFVLLSDVYVAMGKNLEARQYLLSLQQNYKADDDIESMITTRLNKLKSENE